The following proteins are encoded in a genomic region of Bosea beijingensis:
- a CDS encoding antitoxin MazE family protein — protein MPSSTARRVQKRREALRAAGLRPVQIWVPDTRRPGFDEECRRQARLVANSDSADRDLGVFLDAALEDLNRTPE, from the coding sequence ATGCCCAGTTCAACAGCCAGACGTGTCCAGAAGCGCCGCGAGGCGTTGCGGGCTGCCGGCTTACGGCCAGTGCAAATCTGGGTTCCCGATACGCGGCGGCCGGGCTTCGACGAAGAATGCCGGCGTCAGGCACGCCTCGTCGCCAACAGCGACAGCGCCGATCGAGACCTGGGTGTATTTCTGGACGCCGCCCTGGAAGACTTGAATCGCACGCCTGAATGA
- a CDS encoding alpha/beta hydrolase, which produces MPVTRRAFSCRSLALAAFLPLGLAACAQSEASVSPFSEPERADTSALGKDPRLLVMTTRRSTGNAVPYFNTDRGPLTFAEARLSPPGRGISGRVSSAVSGDWAVLGISRETSGDAARAFSEAVNGRDVLLYIHGFNETFETAARSAGQLSHSLEFQGRTALFTWPSGGKLFDYAYDRESALWSRDGFVQSLQALVANPTVGRIHIVAHSMGTFLTLEGLRELRDAQEIYARIGSVVLASPDIDIDAFEQTVKKLGPLAQRMTVIIDPGDRALAVSARIAGGVARAGAADRSRLEALGVRVADTSGRGWSMLRHDLFLSNSEVTQVVRRAMDRGG; this is translated from the coding sequence ATGCCCGTTACAAGGCGCGCCTTTTCTTGCCGTTCGCTGGCCCTCGCCGCGTTTCTGCCGCTCGGGCTCGCCGCCTGCGCGCAGAGCGAGGCCAGCGTGTCGCCCTTCTCCGAGCCCGAGCGGGCCGATACCTCTGCGCTCGGCAAGGACCCGCGCCTGCTCGTGATGACGACGCGCCGGTCGACCGGCAACGCCGTGCCCTATTTCAATACTGATCGCGGCCCGCTGACTTTCGCCGAGGCCAGGCTGTCACCGCCCGGGCGCGGCATCTCGGGCCGCGTCTCCTCGGCGGTGAGCGGCGACTGGGCCGTTCTCGGGATCTCGCGCGAGACCTCGGGGGACGCGGCACGCGCCTTCTCGGAGGCCGTGAACGGGCGCGATGTGCTGCTCTATATCCACGGCTTCAACGAGACCTTCGAGACCGCCGCGCGCAGCGCCGGCCAGCTCTCGCATTCGCTGGAATTCCAGGGCCGCACCGCCCTGTTCACCTGGCCCTCCGGCGGCAAGCTGTTCGATTATGCCTATGACCGGGAAAGCGCGCTCTGGTCGCGCGATGGCTTCGTCCAGTCGCTGCAGGCGCTCGTCGCCAATCCGACCGTCGGCCGCATCCATATCGTCGCTCATTCCATGGGCACCTTCCTGACGCTGGAAGGCCTGCGCGAATTGCGCGATGCCCAGGAGATCTACGCTCGGATCGGCTCGGTCGTGCTGGCCTCGCCCGATATCGACATCGATGCTTTCGAGCAGACGGTGAAGAAGCTCGGCCCGCTCGCCCAGCGTATGACCGTGATCATCGATCCCGGTGACCGGGCGCTGGCCGTCTCCGCGCGCATCGCCGGCGGCGTCGCGCGTGCCGGCGCGGCGGATCGCTCGCGGCTGGAGGCTTTGGGCGTCAGGGTCGCCGATACCTCCGGCCGGGGCTGGAGCATGCTGCGTCACGATCTCTTCCTCTCCAACAGCGAGGTCACGCAGGTCGTGCGCCGGGCCATGGACCGCGGCGGCTAG
- a CDS encoding Lrp/AsnC family transcriptional regulator: MEHIVLDSIDRRILAVLREDGRITNQDLSQRVGLSPTPCLRRLKRLEETGVIQGYTAVVDPKAYGLPFSVFVSVRLTQQNQEQIAEFEKAVESWSEVAECYLMTGSQDYLLRVVTDGIEGYERFLKQKATRLKCIQSVESNFALATIKKRSGLPPV; this comes from the coding sequence GTGGAGCATATCGTGCTCGACAGCATCGACCGCCGGATTCTCGCCGTACTGCGCGAGGACGGGCGCATCACCAACCAGGACCTGTCGCAGCGCGTCGGGCTGTCGCCGACGCCCTGCCTCAGGCGCCTGAAGCGGCTGGAGGAGACCGGCGTCATCCAGGGCTATACGGCCGTCGTCGACCCCAAGGCCTATGGCCTGCCCTTCAGCGTCTTCGTCTCGGTGCGGCTGACCCAGCAGAACCAGGAGCAGATCGCCGAGTTCGAGAAGGCCGTCGAAAGCTGGAGCGAGGTCGCCGAGTGCTATCTGATGACGGGCTCGCAGGACTACCTGCTGCGCGTCGTCACCGACGGCATCGAGGGTTATGAGCGCTTCCTGAAGCAGAAGGCGACGCGATTGAAATGCATCCAGTCGGTCGAATCCAATTTCGCGCTGGCGACGATCAAGAAGCGCTCCGGCCTGCCACCGGTCTGA
- a CDS encoding DUF3750 domain-containing protein has translation MRLFRRFLLFFAIAFLLPLASHAGWWYWQTHAPDWRRADWTSAKLLPAASAEPEATVHVFAARVGRWRGIFAHHSWIVVKERGASAYTRFDVVGWGAPLRVNHREADGRWFGNMPESVVEIRGETAERLIPRIRAAVADYAYSSPGSYLAWPGPNSNSFVQHVLAEVPELRQALPPTALGKDWRADGLFAGLTASRTGIQASLYGLAGVTVGWVEGIEINLLGLVAGLDLRSPALKLPGWGRVGV, from the coding sequence ATGCGCCTGTTCCGCCGCTTCCTGCTGTTCTTCGCGATCGCCTTCCTGCTGCCGCTCGCGAGCCATGCGGGCTGGTGGTACTGGCAGACTCATGCGCCGGACTGGCGGCGCGCCGACTGGACCAGCGCCAAGCTGCTGCCCGCCGCCTCTGCCGAGCCGGAAGCGACGGTGCATGTCTTCGCCGCGCGCGTCGGGCGCTGGCGCGGCATCTTCGCCCATCACTCCTGGATCGTGGTGAAGGAGCGCGGCGCCAGCGCCTATACCCGCTTCGACGTCGTCGGCTGGGGTGCCCCGCTCCGGGTCAACCATCGCGAGGCCGATGGCCGCTGGTTCGGCAACATGCCGGAATCCGTTGTCGAAATCCGAGGTGAGACGGCGGAGCGCCTGATCCCGCGAATTCGCGCGGCCGTGGCGGATTACGCCTATTCCAGCCCCGGCAGCTATCTCGCCTGGCCGGGGCCGAACTCGAACAGCTTCGTGCAGCATGTTCTGGCCGAGGTGCCCGAGCTCCGGCAGGCGCTGCCGCCGACTGCACTTGGCAAGGACTGGCGCGCCGACGGCCTCTTCGCCGGGCTGACCGCCAGCCGCACCGGCATCCAGGCTTCGCTCTACGGGCTCGCCGGCGTGACCGTGGGCTGGGTCGAAGGCATCGAGATCAACCTGCTCGGCCTCGTCGCCGGGCTCGACCTGCGCAGCCCGGCGCTGAAGCTGCCGGGCTGGGGACGGGTCGGGGTTTAG
- a CDS encoding polyamine ABC transporter substrate-binding protein: protein MGRTTKRLTEAIAACAIGLGLLAAPAVAQDKQLRIFNWSDYVDPEVLDAFKKETGITVVYDTFDQMETVETKLLAGKTGYDLIVVTASFLPRHIPLGLYQPVDKDKAPNLKNIWPEIQTRLSKYDPGNKYAVNYMWGTTGIGYNTAKIKERLGPDAVIDSWKIVFEPETLKKLSNCGVHVLDAVEEMFPAALRYLGLDPDSKKEADLNKAGELLRKIRPYIQKFHSSEYINALANGDICLAVGYSGDILQAKKRAEEAKNGVQVAYSIPKEGALMWFDSLVIPKDAGNVEAAMKFIDFVNKPEMAAKNSDFIQYANGNLASKPFLSAAVRDNPGIYPSDEVMGRLYTITPYDQKSQRLVNRLWTRVKTGK, encoded by the coding sequence TTGGGTAGGACGACGAAGCGACTGACAGAGGCGATTGCCGCTTGCGCGATCGGACTGGGACTTCTGGCTGCACCGGCGGTCGCGCAGGACAAGCAACTGCGCATCTTCAACTGGTCCGATTATGTCGATCCGGAGGTGCTCGACGCCTTCAAGAAGGAAACCGGCATAACCGTCGTCTACGACACCTTCGACCAGATGGAGACGGTCGAGACCAAGCTTCTGGCCGGCAAGACCGGCTACGACCTGATCGTCGTCACCGCCTCCTTCCTGCCGCGCCATATCCCGCTGGGCCTCTATCAGCCGGTCGACAAGGACAAGGCGCCGAATCTCAAGAACATCTGGCCCGAGATCCAGACCCGGCTGTCGAAATACGATCCCGGCAACAAATACGCCGTGAACTACATGTGGGGCACCACGGGGATCGGCTACAACACAGCCAAGATCAAGGAGCGCCTCGGTCCCGACGCGGTGATCGATAGCTGGAAGATCGTTTTCGAGCCGGAAACGCTGAAGAAGCTCTCGAATTGCGGCGTGCATGTGCTCGACGCGGTCGAGGAGATGTTCCCGGCGGCCCTGCGCTATCTCGGGCTCGATCCCGACTCGAAGAAGGAGGCCGATCTCAACAAGGCCGGCGAGCTCCTGCGCAAGATCCGCCCGTATATCCAGAAGTTCCACTCCTCGGAATATATCAACGCGCTGGCGAACGGCGATATCTGCCTGGCCGTCGGCTATTCCGGCGACATCCTCCAGGCCAAGAAGCGCGCCGAGGAAGCCAAGAACGGCGTCCAGGTCGCCTATTCGATCCCGAAGGAAGGCGCGCTGATGTGGTTCGACTCGCTGGTGATCCCTAAGGACGCCGGCAATGTCGAGGCCGCCATGAAGTTCATCGACTTCGTCAACAAGCCCGAGATGGCGGCGAAAAACTCGGACTTCATCCAATATGCCAACGGTAATCTCGCCTCGAAGCCGTTCCTCTCGGCGGCGGTGCGCGACAATCCCGGCATCTATCCCTCGGATGAGGTGATGGGGCGGCTCTATACGATCACGCCCTATGACCAGAAGTCCCAGCGGCTGGTGAACCGGCTCTGGACCCGCGTCAAGACCGGCAAGTGA
- a CDS encoding ABC transporter permease: protein MSRLGPGLILALIVGFAFLYLPILTLIAYSFNASRLVTVWGGFSTHWYGALMQNQPLLDAAWLSVRLGFVSATLATVLGTLAALALARHGRFVGRTLFSGMVLAPLVMPEVVTGLSLLLLFVAADVERGFWTVTIAHATFSLGFACIVVQSRLVGFDRSLEEAAQDLGATPFVTFWTVTLPLIWPAVAAAWMLAFTLSLDDLVIASFTTGPGATTLPMRLYSAVKLGVSPEINAACTIMIGAVAVVVVAASLLLKREQLSGS, encoded by the coding sequence ATGAGCCGGCTCGGTCCCGGATTGATCCTGGCGCTGATCGTCGGCTTCGCCTTCCTCTATCTGCCGATCCTGACGCTCATCGCCTATTCCTTCAACGCCTCGCGGCTGGTGACGGTCTGGGGTGGCTTCTCGACGCATTGGTACGGCGCGCTCATGCAGAACCAGCCCCTACTCGACGCCGCCTGGCTCTCCGTGCGCCTCGGCTTCGTCTCGGCGACGCTGGCGACGGTACTCGGCACGCTGGCGGCGCTCGCTCTGGCGCGCCACGGTCGCTTCGTGGGGCGTACCCTGTTCTCAGGCATGGTGCTGGCGCCGCTCGTGATGCCCGAGGTGGTGACGGGGCTGTCGCTGCTGCTGTTGTTCGTCGCCGCCGATGTCGAGCGCGGCTTCTGGACAGTGACGATCGCCCACGCGACCTTCAGCCTCGGCTTCGCCTGCATCGTCGTACAGTCGCGACTCGTCGGCTTCGACCGCTCTCTTGAAGAAGCGGCGCAGGATCTTGGCGCCACGCCGTTCGTCACCTTCTGGACGGTAACCTTGCCCTTGATCTGGCCGGCGGTGGCGGCGGCCTGGATGCTCGCGTTCACGCTCTCGCTCGATGACCTCGTCATCGCGAGCTTCACGACCGGCCCCGGCGCGACGACGCTGCCGATGCGGCTCTATTCGGCGGTGAAGCTCGGCGTTTCACCCGAGATCAACGCGGCCTGCACGATCATGATCGGGGCTGTCGCCGTCGTCGTGGTCGCGGCTTCGCTTCTTTTGAAACGCGAGCAACTGTCCGGCAGTTAA
- a CDS encoding alpha/beta hydrolase, with amino-acid sequence MRLRVFLLALFLPLALAACGTPRVLELSQAPKAEVAGTVQIYVATTREASAQPVYFSGERGPKLSFARLDITVPLTHKSGNLELPDSGPGDPAKHFTATNLQKLDLAPIVSDVRKELQRRPASQRDVLVFVHGYNTNFADAAYRFAQIVYDSGFKGVPVLFTWPSRGQLLAYPYDRESAFYSRDFLELNLRAIARDLGPSRMDILAHSMGTLLTLETLRQAAIRGDGAFGGKLRDVMLAAPDVDLDVFRTQMRAIRRPITVFVSADDRALDFSRRFAGDKTRLGAVSSKDTETIAELEKLGVRLIDLSEVSSGDSLNHAKFASSPKVVQLIGQRLQQDKGIGFAGPQFGDRLGDVAGGVVGTVGSTVGLVVTAPIQIISGAAQ; translated from the coding sequence ATGCGGCTTCGTGTTTTCCTGCTGGCCCTTTTTCTGCCGCTGGCGCTCGCGGCCTGTGGCACGCCGCGCGTGTTGGAACTGAGCCAGGCCCCGAAGGCGGAGGTCGCAGGGACCGTTCAGATTTACGTCGCGACGACGCGCGAGGCCTCGGCGCAGCCGGTCTATTTCAGCGGCGAGCGCGGGCCCAAGCTCTCCTTCGCCCGCCTCGACATCACCGTGCCGCTTACCCACAAGTCCGGCAATCTGGAGCTGCCCGATTCAGGGCCGGGTGACCCGGCGAAGCATTTCACCGCGACCAATCTACAGAAGCTTGACCTTGCGCCGATCGTCTCCGACGTGCGCAAGGAGTTGCAGCGGCGGCCAGCCTCCCAGCGCGACGTCCTGGTCTTCGTCCACGGCTACAACACCAACTTTGCAGACGCAGCCTATCGCTTCGCCCAGATCGTCTATGATTCCGGCTTCAAGGGCGTGCCGGTGCTGTTCACCTGGCCGTCGCGCGGACAGTTGCTGGCCTATCCCTATGATCGCGAGAGCGCCTTCTATTCCCGCGACTTCCTCGAATTGAACCTGCGCGCCATCGCCCGCGACCTCGGCCCGTCGCGCATGGACATCCTCGCCCATTCCATGGGTACGCTCCTGACGCTGGAGACGCTGCGTCAGGCCGCGATCCGCGGCGACGGCGCCTTCGGCGGCAAGCTGCGCGACGTCATGCTGGCGGCGCCCGATGTCGATCTCGACGTGTTCAGGACGCAGATGCGCGCGATCCGCCGGCCGATAACCGTCTTCGTTTCGGCCGACGACAGGGCGCTCGATTTCTCCCGGCGCTTCGCCGGTGACAAGACGCGATTGGGCGCGGTGTCGAGCAAGGATACCGAGACGATCGCGGAGCTGGAGAAGCTCGGCGTGCGGCTGATCGACCTGTCCGAGGTCTCCTCCGGCGACAGCCTCAACCACGCGAAATTCGCGTCGTCGCCGAAGGTCGTGCAGCTCATCGGCCAGAGGCTGCAGCAGGACAAGGGCATTGGATTCGCCGGGCCGCAATTCGGCGACCGGCTTGGCGATGTCGCCGGCGGCGTCGTGGGCACGGTCGGCTCGACCGTCGGGCTCGTCGTCACCGCGCCGATCCAGATCATTTCCGGCGCCGCGCAGTGA
- a CDS encoding cystathionine gamma-synthase family protein gives MNADNYHKDRIANRKLHPETLMMGFGYSPAMSEGSLKPPVFLTSTFVFENAQQGKDFFDFTSGRRQPKPGEKPGLVYSRFNHPNMEILEDRLAIWDEAEKCAVFASGMAAIATTCFAFLRPGDTILHSRPLYGGTETLLKNQMGAFGVTPFGFTDGLDIAQMRDVARAAAAKGRVAMILVETPANPTNGLVDLAACKMIADELEKSQGHRPPVVVDNTMLGPKYQKPLKQGADLSLLSLTKYVGGHSDLVGGSISGSEALVRQVKAWRGSLGTQADPNSCWMLMRSLETLDIRMSRANENAKLVAEYLESHPKVARVHYLGNLKDGDPRKAVFDRQCTAAGSTFAFDVKGGEKEAFAVLDNLQIMKLAVSLGGTETLVSHPAAMTHSGVARELREEIGLTDALIRISVGIENIEDLISDLAQAFEAV, from the coding sequence ATGAACGCAGACAACTACCACAAGGACCGGATCGCCAACCGCAAGCTCCATCCCGAGACGCTGATGATGGGCTTCGGCTATTCGCCGGCCATGTCGGAGGGCTCGCTCAAGCCGCCGGTCTTCCTGACCTCGACCTTCGTTTTCGAGAACGCCCAGCAGGGCAAGGACTTCTTCGACTTCACCTCGGGCCGGCGCCAGCCCAAGCCCGGCGAGAAGCCCGGCCTGGTCTATTCGCGCTTCAACCATCCCAACATGGAGATCCTCGAGGATCGCCTGGCGATCTGGGACGAGGCTGAGAAATGCGCCGTCTTCGCCTCGGGCATGGCCGCGATCGCGACGACCTGCTTCGCCTTCCTGCGCCCGGGCGACACGATCCTGCATTCGCGCCCGCTCTATGGTGGCACCGAGACCCTGCTGAAGAACCAGATGGGCGCCTTCGGCGTCACCCCCTTCGGCTTCACCGACGGGCTCGACATCGCGCAGATGCGTGACGTCGCGCGGGCCGCCGCCGCCAAGGGCCGCGTCGCGATGATCCTGGTCGAGACGCCGGCCAACCCGACCAACGGACTCGTCGATCTCGCCGCCTGCAAGATGATCGCCGACGAGCTGGAGAAGTCGCAGGGCCACCGCCCGCCCGTCGTCGTCGACAACACCATGCTCGGCCCGAAATACCAGAAGCCGCTGAAGCAGGGCGCCGACCTCTCGCTGCTCTCGCTGACCAAATATGTCGGCGGCCATTCCGATCTCGTCGGCGGTTCGATCAGCGGCTCGGAGGCGCTCGTCCGTCAGGTGAAGGCCTGGCGCGGCTCGCTGGGCACGCAGGCCGATCCGAATTCCTGCTGGATGCTGATGCGCTCGCTGGAGACGCTCGACATCCGCATGAGCCGCGCCAACGAGAATGCCAAGCTGGTGGCGGAGTATCTGGAAAGCCACCCCAAGGTCGCCAGGGTCCACTATCTCGGCAATCTCAAGGACGGCGACCCGCGCAAGGCCGTGTTCGACCGCCAATGCACGGCGGCCGGCTCGACCTTCGCCTTCGACGTCAAGGGCGGCGAGAAGGAGGCCTTCGCCGTGCTCGACAACCTCCAGATCATGAAGCTCGCGGTCAGCCTCGGCGGCACCGAGACGCTGGTCTCGCACCCGGCCGCGATGACCCATTCCGGCGTCGCTCGTGAACTGCGCGAGGAAATCGGCCTGACCGATGCCCTGATCCGCATTTCGGTCGGCATCGAGAATATCGAGGACCTGATCTCGGATCTGGCTCAGGCCTTCGAGGCGGTCTGA
- a CDS encoding ABC transporter ATP-binding protein, producing MKKTSPGSVRRAFQPWNDPAAKPLVTFQGVTKRFGDVTAVGDLSLALYPREFFALLGPSGCGKTTLMRMLAGFETPDAGTILLDGQDITGIPPHLRPINMMFQSYALFPHLSVASNIAYGLKREGLPRAEIDRRVEEMLALVKLSGLGGRKPHQLSGGQRQRVALARSLAKRPKLLLLDEPMAALDKKLREQTQFELMDLQSELGLTFMVVTHDQDEAMTMADRMAVMDHGRLVQIGPPDVIYEAPANRHVAEFVGDINIFEGRIVAVDGELIRAEVPHVGTVELDEEALALRPGAPLVVGIRPEKIEIGHDEPNQTANRVAGEIWDIGYLGDFTMIQVMLGGEGGQLVKVALANRTRRLARPFAWDDKVWLSWDVEAGVVLPP from the coding sequence ATGAAGAAGACCTCGCCCGGCAGCGTGCGCCGGGCCTTCCAACCCTGGAACGATCCGGCGGCGAAGCCGCTGGTCACGTTCCAGGGCGTGACCAAGCGCTTCGGCGACGTCACCGCCGTGGGCGATCTCTCGCTCGCGCTCTATCCGCGCGAGTTCTTCGCATTGCTCGGCCCGTCTGGCTGCGGCAAGACCACGCTGATGCGCATGCTCGCCGGCTTCGAGACGCCGGATGCCGGCACGATCCTGCTCGATGGGCAGGACATCACCGGCATCCCGCCGCACCTGCGGCCGATCAACATGATGTTCCAGTCCTATGCGCTGTTCCCGCATCTGAGCGTGGCCAGCAACATCGCCTATGGGCTGAAGCGCGAGGGGCTGCCGCGCGCCGAGATCGACCGGCGCGTCGAGGAGATGTTGGCGCTGGTCAAGCTCTCCGGCCTGGGCGGACGCAAGCCGCACCAGCTCTCCGGCGGCCAGCGCCAGCGCGTCGCGCTCGCCCGTTCGCTGGCGAAGCGGCCGAAGCTGCTGCTGCTCGACGAGCCGATGGCGGCGCTCGACAAGAAGCTGCGCGAGCAAACCCAGTTCGAACTGATGGACCTGCAGAGCGAGCTCGGCCTCACCTTCATGGTCGTCACCCACGACCAGGACGAGGCCATGACCATGGCCGACCGCATGGCGGTGATGGACCACGGCAGGCTTGTCCAGATCGGCCCGCCCGACGTGATCTACGAGGCGCCGGCCAATCGCCATGTCGCGGAGTTCGTCGGCGACATCAACATCTTCGAGGGCCGGATCGTGGCCGTCGACGGCGAACTGATCCGCGCAGAGGTGCCGCATGTCGGCACGGTTGAGCTCGACGAAGAGGCGCTGGCCCTGAGGCCGGGCGCGCCGCTCGTCGTCGGCATCAGGCCGGAGAAGATCGAGATCGGCCATGACGAGCCGAACCAGACCGCCAACAGGGTCGCGGGCGAGATCTGGGATATCGGCTATCTCGGCGACTTCACCATGATCCAGGTGATGCTCGGCGGGGAGGGTGGTCAGCTCGTCAAGGTCGCGCTTGCCAACCGCACGCGCCGGCTGGCCCGGCCCTTCGCCTGGGACGACAAGGTCTGGCTCTCCTGGGATGTCGAGGCCGGCGTGGTGCTGCCGCCATGA
- a CDS encoding type II toxin-antitoxin system PemK/MazF family toxin, producing the protein MKRGDLVTVAISGDFGKPRPALIVQADPFELTATVTLLLISSDLVDAPLIRLTVEPDATNGLRLVSQIMVDKAMTVRRDRIGSVVGRLDPEMMITVNRSLALFLGLG; encoded by the coding sequence ATGAAACGCGGCGACCTCGTCACCGTCGCGATCTCGGGGGATTTCGGCAAGCCGCGCCCTGCCCTGATCGTTCAGGCCGATCCGTTCGAGCTGACAGCGACTGTGACGCTGCTGCTCATCTCCAGCGATCTCGTCGATGCGCCGCTGATCCGGCTGACAGTCGAGCCCGATGCCACGAACGGCCTGCGCCTTGTCTCCCAGATCATGGTCGACAAGGCGATGACCGTGCGCCGGGATCGGATTGGCTCGGTCGTCGGCCGCCTCGATCCCGAGATGATGATCACGGTGAACCGGTCGCTGGCGCTGTTCCTCGGCCTCGGCTGA
- the meaB gene encoding methylmalonyl Co-A mutase-associated GTPase MeaB, giving the protein MVDSSSPADPLGDAILAGERAALARAITLAESRRSDHREQAQALIQRLLPHTGRAIRVGITGVPGVGKSTTIDALGTYLTGKGHKVAVLAVDPSSTRTGGSILGDKTRMARLAVDPYAYIRPSPSSGTLGGVAAKTRETMLLCEAAGFDVILVETVGVGQSETAVADLTDFFLVLMLPNAGDELQGIKKGIIELADMIAVNKADGDGATPARAAAAQYKAALHILAPASSLWSTPVVTISGLTGLGLDALWAKVEEHRARFEAKGLIAEKRRKQDVKWMWAMVQDRLQAKLRHDPTLKARTPELEAAVAAGRLSPTSAADEIARALGL; this is encoded by the coding sequence ATGGTCGACAGCAGCTCTCCAGCCGATCCGCTCGGCGATGCAATCCTCGCCGGCGAACGTGCGGCTTTGGCGCGCGCAATCACGCTGGCGGAATCGCGGCGCTCCGACCATCGCGAGCAGGCGCAGGCGCTGATCCAGCGATTGCTTCCCCATACCGGACGCGCCATCCGGGTCGGCATCACCGGTGTTCCCGGCGTCGGCAAGTCGACCACAATCGATGCGCTGGGCACCTATCTGACGGGGAAAGGCCACAAGGTCGCGGTGCTCGCGGTCGATCCCTCCTCGACCCGGACCGGCGGCTCGATCCTCGGCGACAAGACGCGGATGGCCCGGCTCGCGGTCGATCCATACGCCTATATCCGCCCCTCCCCCTCCTCGGGCACGCTCGGCGGCGTCGCGGCCAAGACGCGCGAGACCATGCTGCTCTGCGAGGCCGCCGGCTTCGACGTGATCCTGGTCGAGACGGTCGGCGTCGGCCAGTCGGAGACCGCCGTCGCCGACCTCACCGATTTCTTCCTGGTGCTGATGCTGCCCAATGCCGGCGACGAATTGCAGGGCATCAAGAAGGGCATCATCGAGCTCGCCGACATGATCGCGGTCAACAAGGCCGATGGCGACGGCGCGACGCCGGCCCGCGCGGCGGCGGCCCAGTACAAGGCCGCGCTGCACATCCTGGCCCCGGCTTCGTCGCTGTGGAGCACGCCTGTCGTGACGATCTCGGGGCTGACCGGGCTCGGCCTCGATGCCCTCTGGGCCAAGGTCGAAGAGCATCGCGCCCGCTTCGAGGCCAAGGGCTTGATCGCCGAGAAGCGCCGCAAGCAGGACGTGAAATGGATGTGGGCGATGGTGCAGGATCGCTTGCAGGCGAAGCTGCGGCACGACCCTACCCTCAAGGCCCGCACGCCTGAGCTGGAAGCGGCGGTCGCGGCCGGCCGCCTGTCCCCGACATCGGCCGCCGACGAGATCGCGCGGGCTCTCGGGTTGTAG
- a CDS encoding ABC transporter permease, giving the protein MSAAASLQRLRRLVAAVPYLWLTLFFLVPFAIVLRMAFSQAATALPPYAPHWEGLAQLGEFLSQLDLANFSLLGDDALYWQSYLYSLRIAALTTVFALAIGYPLAYAMASAPARWRGVLLVFVILPFWTSFLIRVYAWIGILRPEGLLDTALALLGFEGEPLRLLNTEAAVLLGMVYSYLPFMVLPLFAALEKLDRGLLEAAADLGATPVTAFLTVTLPLSLPGILAGSALVFIPAVGEFVIPDLLGGPDTVMIGKVLWNEFFSNRDWPLASAVAVVLLVVLVLPLVLLQRARLSREMAA; this is encoded by the coding sequence ATGAGCGCGGCCGCCTCGCTGCAGCGGCTGCGCCGCCTCGTCGCGGCCGTGCCGTATCTCTGGCTCACGCTGTTCTTCCTCGTTCCCTTCGCCATCGTCCTGCGCATGGCCTTCTCGCAGGCAGCGACAGCCCTGCCACCCTATGCGCCGCATTGGGAGGGCCTCGCCCAGCTTGGCGAATTCCTCTCCCAGCTCGATCTCGCGAATTTCAGCCTGCTCGGCGATGACGCGCTCTACTGGCAGAGCTATCTCTATTCGCTGCGCATTGCGGCGCTGACCACCGTCTTCGCGCTCGCGATCGGCTATCCGCTCGCCTATGCCATGGCCTCGGCGCCTGCGCGTTGGCGCGGCGTCCTGCTCGTCTTCGTCATCCTGCCGTTCTGGACCTCCTTCCTGATCCGCGTCTACGCCTGGATCGGCATCCTGAGGCCGGAAGGCTTGCTCGATACGGCGCTCGCCTTGCTCGGTTTCGAGGGCGAGCCTCTGCGCCTGCTCAACACCGAGGCGGCGGTGCTGCTTGGCATGGTCTATTCCTATTTGCCCTTCATGGTGCTGCCGCTCTTTGCGGCGCTGGAGAAGCTCGATCGCGGCCTGCTGGAGGCGGCCGCCGATCTCGGCGCTACGCCGGTCACGGCCTTCCTGACGGTGACGCTGCCGCTCTCGCTGCCAGGGATTCTCGCGGGCTCCGCGCTGGTCTTCATTCCGGCTGTCGGTGAGTTCGTCATCCCCGATCTGCTCGGCGGTCCGGATACGGTGATGATCGGCAAGGTGCTCTGGAACGAGTTCTTCTCGAACCGCGACTGGCCGCTGGCCTCGGCGGTGGCGGTCGTGCTGCTCGTCGTGCTGGTGCTGCCGCTCGTGCTCCTCCAGCGGGCGCGCCTGAGCCGGGAGATGGCGGCATGA